One genomic window of Deinococcus radiotolerans includes the following:
- a CDS encoding DUF1905 domain-containing protein produces the protein MPLTFTAELFHWRGPAPHYFLRVPEELVPDLKDAARFVTYGWGMIPCEAVVGETRFRTSIFPKDGGYLLPVKVAVRRAEALEEGQTVPVTVTPG, from the coding sequence ATGCCCCTGACTTTCACGGCTGAGCTGTTCCACTGGCGTGGCCCCGCCCCGCATTACTTCCTGCGGGTACCGGAGGAACTGGTCCCTGACCTGAAGGACGCGGCGCGCTTCGTGACGTACGGGTGGGGCATGATTCCCTGCGAGGCGGTGGTGGGGGAGACCCGGTTTCGCACCTCGATCTTCCCGAAGGATGGCGGGTACCTGCTGCCGGTGAAGGTCGCGGTGCGCCGCGCCGAAGCGCTGGAGGAGGGGCAGACGGTGCCGGTGACCGTCACGCCCGGGTGA
- a CDS encoding DUF2721 domain-containing protein: MADANLQVLTAMITPAVLISGAGTLLMSTSSRLGRVTDRVRQLTARFKVLVTEDGRAEPLARDEKRMIVKQLPRLARRSRIIVQAMTALYLAVALLVLTSILIGGSALLAQQAGPLPVLLAIAGAASLAYGALLLSFETRLSARTTKEEMQFLVNLGDHYAGLYDEALIQNVRERVEETG, translated from the coding sequence ATGGCCGACGCGAACTTGCAGGTCCTGACCGCCATGATCACCCCGGCCGTACTGATCAGCGGCGCCGGCACCCTGCTCATGAGCACCAGCAGCCGCCTGGGCCGCGTCACGGACCGCGTGCGGCAGCTCACGGCCCGCTTCAAGGTGCTCGTGACCGAGGACGGCCGCGCCGAACCGCTCGCCCGCGACGAGAAACGCATGATCGTCAAGCAACTCCCGCGTCTGGCGCGGCGCAGCCGCATCATCGTGCAGGCCATGACCGCCCTGTACCTCGCGGTGGCCCTGCTCGTCCTGACCAGCATCCTGATTGGCGGCAGCGCCCTGCTCGCCCAGCAGGCGGGGCCCCTCCCGGTCCTGCTGGCCATCGCGGGCGCCGCCTCACTCGCGTACGGGGCGCTCCTCCTGAGTTTCGAGACACGCCTGAGCGCCCGCACCACCAAGGAGGAGATGCAGTTCCTGGTGAACCTCGGCGACCACTACGCGGGCCTGTACGACGAGGCGCTCATCCAGAACGTCCGCGAACGCGTCGAGGAGACAGGCTGA
- a CDS encoding aminotransferase class I/II-fold pyridoxal phosphate-dependent enzyme has product MWGSQRAAAVPGSVFALMDAAKGRARAAGLDIIDLSIGSSDLPPPEPVLEVLRAATRDAETYRYPLFSDTAPLREAAAGYLARRFGVQLDPQREVLPLIGAQEGLAHLLLAVTDPGDTLLLPDPCYPPYLGAAAVAGLKVVTVPLRPEAGFLPDLDAVPEGVRPRVLLLNYPNNPTSAVADAAFFWRAAAWCGARGTLLVHDHPYAELTFGAYRAPSALEAGVDGVVELHSLSKTHHMGGFRVGFAAGDAGALAALSRVKGAIDFHAYLGIQRAAAHALSLPDEVGRVGAAVFEQRRDALVPALRALGWEVALPQASMYAWARVPGVTDSVAFAVRAAETTGVAVSPGAAFGAGGEGFVRFALVQPPEVLRGAARQLGTVPTA; this is encoded by the coding sequence ATGTGGGGATCTCAGCGGGCGGCGGCGGTGCCGGGAAGCGTGTTCGCGCTGATGGACGCCGCCAAGGGGCGGGCGCGGGCGGCGGGGCTGGACATCATTGACCTGAGTATCGGGAGCAGTGACCTGCCGCCCCCGGAGCCGGTGCTGGAGGTGCTGCGCGCAGCGACCCGCGATGCGGAGACGTACCGGTACCCGCTGTTCAGTGATACCGCGCCCCTGCGGGAGGCGGCGGCCGGGTACCTGGCGCGGCGCTTCGGGGTGCAGCTGGACCCGCAGCGGGAGGTTCTGCCGCTGATTGGCGCTCAGGAGGGGCTGGCGCATCTGCTGCTGGCGGTGACGGACCCGGGGGATACGCTGCTGCTGCCGGATCCATGTTACCCGCCGTACCTGGGCGCGGCAGCGGTAGCGGGCCTGAAGGTGGTGACCGTGCCCCTGCGCCCGGAGGCGGGGTTCCTGCCGGATCTGGACGCCGTGCCGGAGGGGGTGCGGCCGCGTGTGCTGCTGCTGAACTACCCGAATAATCCGACGTCGGCGGTGGCGGACGCGGCGTTCTTCTGGCGGGCGGCGGCGTGGTGCGGCGCGCGGGGCACGCTCCTGGTTCATGATCATCCGTACGCGGAACTGACGTTCGGGGCGTACCGCGCGCCGAGTGCGCTGGAGGCGGGGGTGGACGGCGTGGTGGAACTGCACTCGCTGAGCAAGACGCACCACATGGGCGGCTTCCGCGTGGGGTTCGCGGCTGGGGACGCCGGGGCGCTGGCGGCGCTCTCGCGGGTGAAGGGTGCCATCGACTTTCACGCCTACCTGGGCATTCAGCGGGCGGCGGCGCACGCCCTGTCGCTGCCGGATGAGGTGGGCCGGGTGGGCGCGGCCGTGTTCGAGCAGCGGCGGGACGCGCTGGTCCCGGCGCTGCGGGCGCTGGGCTGGGAGGTGGCGCTCCCGCAGGCGAGCATGTACGCCTGGGCGCGCGTGCCTGGCGTGACGGACAGCGTGGCGTTCGCGGTGCGCGCCGCGGAGACGACGGGCGTGGCGGTCAGTCCCGGCGCGGCGTTCGGGGCGGGCGGGGAGGGGTTCGTGCGCTTTGCGCTGGTGCAGCCGCCTGAGGTGCTCCGGGGAGCCGCGCGGCAGCTGGGCACCGTCCCGACCGCCTGA
- a CDS encoding exodeoxyribonuclease III, with amino-acid sequence MTDVPLKVTTLNVNGLRSALRKGLRDWAAREQPDVLLLQEVRADPMPDALADLGYAGAWFPAQKAGYSGVAVLSRQPVTDVRVGMPHAEMDAEGRVLSAVVGGVRFVSVYLPSGSSGPERQGFKDRVLGDFQDWTATLLAEGLPVVIGGDYNIAHQQVDLKNWRSNQKNSGFLPHEREWMTAHLACGLTDTHRACLGEAAEYTWWSNRGGAYANNVGWRIDYLLASGVAVQGVSVDRDARLSDHAPLSGLIHREA; translated from the coding sequence ATGACGGACGTGCCTCTGAAGGTCACCACGCTGAATGTGAACGGGCTGCGCAGCGCGCTGCGCAAGGGCCTGCGCGACTGGGCGGCGCGCGAGCAGCCGGACGTGCTGCTCCTTCAGGAAGTCCGCGCTGATCCGATGCCGGACGCCCTGGCGGACCTGGGGTACGCGGGGGCGTGGTTCCCGGCGCAGAAGGCCGGGTACAGCGGCGTGGCCGTCCTGTCCCGTCAGCCCGTGACGGACGTGCGTGTGGGCATGCCGCACGCAGAGATGGACGCCGAGGGCCGCGTGCTGAGCGCCGTCGTGGGTGGCGTGCGGTTCGTGAGCGTGTACCTGCCGAGTGGCAGCAGCGGCCCTGAACGGCAGGGCTTCAAGGACCGCGTGCTGGGCGACTTTCAGGACTGGACGGCCACGCTGCTGGCCGAGGGCCTCCCGGTGGTGATCGGCGGGGATTACAACATCGCGCACCAGCAGGTGGACCTGAAGAACTGGCGCTCGAATCAGAAGAACAGCGGCTTTCTCCCGCACGAGCGCGAGTGGATGACGGCGCACCTCGCCTGCGGCCTGACCGACACGCACCGCGCCTGCCTGGGGGAGGCAGCGGAATACACATGGTGGAGTAACCGTGGGGGCGCCTACGCGAACAACGTCGGCTGGCGCATTGACTACCTGCTCGCGTCGGGCGTGGCCGTGCAGGGCGTGAGCGTGGACCGGGACGCGCGGCTGAGTGATCACGCGCCCCTGAGCGGCCTGATCCACAGGGAAGCGTAA
- the rnr gene encoding ribonuclease R: MPKTKKTEAVPGTERTGTDITKTTPSKRGANKAAQTEPKAARAAKAAATAPARKTAPRAKKAPTTDTEPAADLPSLTEVTAAPEQTTEQLVAAPVQPALKRGARKAAPQADATPAEAAPVEPAAPASTEPAPRTPARRGRPPKAKPDVTPEPEAQATPAVDGVRPVRGQKGRPRPAELAAPQPEVIPTTAAQTTEVPASDQPAPRRGRPGRGAAQQAAEAPATATPSSEDVSTPVTEPEVAQPATMPKRKAGRGRAQTDAPLPEAEVQSAVQAEPDAQTPEVEPQMNAPEPAVKPARRGRPPKAARIQDSPASEAAPEAQPQPDVTAAVDAEPVILEVPRKRGRRKNALPAEPLETVLSGVEAIETDPVTHPEPAAQPDVHAAAPQPVVAEPKVRRGGRRKTKDTTPAPVDQPTPVVDELAGQPDPAAEVNAAEPEADEALPDTNPLRDIVVAQLRRLGRPVHVRDLERTFTRQTMNRLGGWRELTDLLDTLVEAGEVIRTRKKTYGLPEAMSLIRGRFQASAAGFGFVIPDSGGEDYYIPAEQTLEAWNGDIVLVRQEGRGDSRDDRGRGGSRRGQRGDGNPRASVVRIVQRAYRQLVGTLEFHHGHPILKPDDHRARHRILVLPDGLEGLKAGARVVTELFWPEHTGEDEVFGQVSRVLGEQDDPVTETEAVIVKFGLRGDFPDDVLEQANAIPTQIPAEALVGRLDLRGFNIFTVDGRDAKDFDDAIHIQPTPEGTFVVGVHIADVSHYVQEGSPLDEEAYARATSVYLPGRVLPMLPEHLSNGVCSLVPYEDRLTMTALVELSAEGEILKVQLAPSVINSKARLTYDEVQAYSEATATLPEHARQLEGDLHLLLKITTKLRQKRLREGSLDFKLREVKVDVGPDGRMELIPIREETARGMIEDLMLLANKVVAHELIQREIPALFRIHEEPTLQRFQDVTNAIGRLGLAFPGGEPTPQAYQAVLKQVRGTPRESVVNTLLLRSMQQAKYAGENLGHFGLAFDEYLHFTSPIRRYPDLLVHRVLKGMLGGELKAGGRAVAQLQARLPGMGEHTSERERAATEAERDLTKYYQAKWAQEHLGESFPGTVSGVVASGLFVALDNGVEGKLHISNLDDDYYVFIEDAQILRGRSRGRSYRLGDPVDVTIQAVNPLARQTDFTLADPTDPEYRPGNLHQETDMDSPVKPRARRREDREQEKREKLQSLPVSEPKKFTLEDASRPTLSPSAGGRGGRGRGQGQAPREGRSEGRGETRGEGRSGQGRTFGGVSMGRSRRVITLERPRNEHLRPVNITVQRMYFGDWTLENMPPEDGQGGGRGGRPPMRERSGGERGRGFTRGGNDRGAVQRVNGRQQGQTRPRETAPAQPQVQPAAAPAADVAGDDAKRRRRRRGRRGGGNAPQS; encoded by the coding sequence ATGCCGAAAACGAAGAAGACGGAAGCGGTGCCCGGCACCGAGAGGACCGGCACCGACATCACCAAGACGACCCCATCCAAGCGCGGCGCGAACAAGGCCGCCCAGACTGAACCTAAGGCCGCCCGCGCGGCCAAGGCGGCCGCCACGGCACCCGCCAGGAAAACCGCGCCCCGCGCGAAGAAAGCCCCGACCACCGACACTGAGCCAGCAGCGGACCTTCCGAGCCTGACCGAGGTGACGGCCGCCCCCGAACAGACGACGGAGCAGCTGGTCGCGGCGCCCGTGCAACCGGCCCTGAAACGCGGCGCGCGCAAGGCGGCCCCCCAGGCCGACGCCACGCCCGCTGAGGCCGCGCCTGTCGAACCGGCGGCACCGGCCTCCACCGAGCCGGCCCCCAGAACGCCCGCCCGCCGGGGCCGCCCGCCCAAGGCGAAACCCGACGTGACTCCAGAGCCTGAGGCTCAGGCTACGCCCGCAGTGGATGGGGTACGCCCGGTCCGTGGCCAGAAGGGTCGGCCGCGGCCCGCTGAACTGGCTGCACCTCAGCCTGAGGTCATCCCGACCACCGCCGCGCAGACCACTGAGGTTCCGGCAAGTGACCAGCCCGCGCCCAGGCGTGGGAGGCCCGGCCGCGGGGCGGCTCAGCAGGCCGCAGAGGCGCCTGCCACGGCCACGCCGTCATCCGAGGATGTCAGCACACCCGTGACTGAACCTGAAGTGGCCCAGCCCGCGACCATGCCCAAACGGAAGGCCGGACGCGGTCGCGCGCAGACCGACGCACCCCTCCCTGAAGCGGAGGTGCAGTCAGCGGTCCAGGCCGAACCGGACGCGCAGACCCCTGAGGTGGAGCCTCAGATGAACGCCCCCGAACCTGCCGTGAAGCCCGCGCGCCGGGGCCGTCCGCCCAAGGCGGCGCGCATCCAGGACAGCCCGGCCAGCGAGGCGGCGCCCGAGGCCCAGCCTCAGCCTGACGTGACGGCCGCCGTGGACGCTGAGCCGGTGATTCTGGAGGTGCCGCGCAAGCGGGGCCGCCGGAAGAACGCCCTGCCCGCTGAGCCGCTGGAGACGGTGCTCAGTGGAGTGGAGGCCATCGAGACCGACCCGGTGACGCACCCTGAGCCGGCCGCTCAGCCTGACGTCCATGCGGCCGCGCCTCAGCCCGTCGTGGCCGAGCCCAAGGTTCGCCGGGGCGGCCGCCGGAAGACCAAGGACACGACCCCAGCACCGGTAGACCAGCCGACGCCGGTCGTGGATGAACTCGCGGGCCAGCCCGACCCGGCAGCCGAGGTGAACGCCGCTGAACCGGAGGCCGACGAGGCGCTCCCGGATACCAATCCGCTGCGGGACATCGTGGTGGCGCAGCTGCGCAGGCTGGGCCGCCCGGTGCACGTGCGCGACCTAGAGCGGACGTTCACGCGGCAGACCATGAACCGCCTGGGCGGCTGGCGTGAACTGACCGACCTGCTGGACACGCTGGTCGAGGCCGGTGAGGTCATCCGCACCCGCAAGAAGACGTACGGTCTGCCCGAGGCGATGAGCCTCATTCGCGGGCGTTTCCAGGCGTCAGCGGCCGGCTTCGGCTTCGTGATTCCCGACAGTGGCGGCGAGGACTACTACATTCCGGCGGAGCAGACGCTGGAAGCCTGGAACGGCGACATCGTGCTGGTGCGCCAGGAGGGCCGCGGGGACAGCCGCGACGACCGGGGCCGCGGCGGGTCACGCCGTGGACAGCGGGGCGACGGCAACCCGCGCGCGAGCGTGGTGCGGATCGTTCAGCGCGCCTACCGGCAGCTGGTGGGCACCCTGGAATTCCATCATGGGCACCCGATCCTGAAACCGGACGATCACCGCGCCCGGCACCGCATTCTGGTGCTTCCGGACGGCCTGGAGGGCCTGAAGGCCGGAGCGCGCGTGGTGACCGAACTGTTCTGGCCCGAGCACACCGGCGAAGACGAGGTGTTCGGTCAGGTGTCGCGCGTGCTGGGCGAGCAGGACGACCCCGTGACCGAGACGGAGGCCGTGATCGTGAAGTTCGGCCTGCGCGGCGATTTCCCGGATGACGTGCTGGAGCAGGCGAACGCGATTCCCACTCAGATTCCCGCCGAGGCGCTGGTGGGCCGCCTGGACCTGCGCGGCTTCAACATCTTCACGGTGGACGGCCGGGACGCGAAGGACTTCGACGACGCGATTCACATCCAGCCGACGCCTGAGGGCACCTTCGTGGTGGGCGTGCACATCGCGGACGTGAGCCACTACGTGCAGGAGGGCTCGCCGCTGGACGAGGAGGCGTACGCGCGGGCGACCAGCGTGTACCTGCCGGGCCGGGTGCTGCCCATGCTGCCCGAGCACCTCAGCAACGGCGTGTGCAGCCTGGTGCCGTACGAGGACCGCCTGACCATGACGGCGCTGGTGGAACTGAGTGCCGAGGGCGAGATCCTGAAGGTGCAGCTGGCGCCCAGCGTGATCAACAGCAAGGCCCGCCTGACGTACGACGAGGTGCAGGCGTACAGCGAGGCGACCGCCACGCTGCCTGAACACGCCCGCCAGCTGGAAGGCGACCTGCACCTGCTGCTGAAGATCACCACGAAGCTGCGTCAGAAGCGGCTGCGTGAGGGTTCGCTGGATTTCAAGCTGCGCGAGGTGAAGGTGGACGTGGGCCCCGACGGGCGCATGGAACTCATCCCGATCCGCGAGGAGACGGCGCGCGGCATGATCGAGGACCTGATGCTGCTGGCGAACAAGGTCGTCGCGCACGAGCTGATCCAGCGCGAGATCCCCGCCCTGTTCCGCATTCACGAGGAACCCACCCTCCAGCGCTTCCAGGACGTCACAAACGCCATCGGTCGCCTGGGCCTGGCCTTCCCCGGCGGGGAACCCACCCCGCAGGCGTACCAGGCAGTGCTGAAGCAGGTGCGCGGCACGCCGCGCGAGAGTGTCGTGAACACGCTGCTGCTGCGCTCCATGCAGCAGGCGAAGTACGCCGGGGAGAACCTGGGGCACTTCGGGCTGGCGTTCGACGAGTACCTGCACTTCACCTCGCCGATCCGCCGCTACCCGGACCTGCTGGTGCACCGCGTGCTCAAGGGCATGCTGGGCGGCGAACTGAAGGCCGGGGGCCGCGCGGTGGCGCAGCTTCAGGCTCGCCTGCCCGGCATGGGCGAGCACACCAGTGAGCGCGAGCGCGCCGCGACGGAAGCGGAGCGGGACCTCACGAAGTACTACCAGGCGAAGTGGGCGCAGGAGCACCTCGGGGAGTCGTTCCCCGGCACGGTGTCCGGCGTGGTGGCCAGCGGGCTGTTCGTGGCGCTGGACAACGGCGTGGAAGGCAAGCTGCACATCTCCAACCTGGACGACGATTACTACGTGTTCATCGAGGACGCGCAGATCCTGCGTGGCCGCAGCCGCGGGCGGTCGTACCGCCTGGGTGACCCGGTGGACGTGACCATTCAGGCCGTGAACCCGCTGGCGCGCCAGACGGATTTCACGCTGGCCGACCCGACCGACCCGGAGTACCGTCCGGGCAACCTTCATCAGGAGACCGATATGGATTCACCCGTCAAACCCCGTGCCCGCCGCCGCGAGGACCGCGAGCAGGAGAAACGCGAGAAGTTGCAGAGCCTGCCCGTGAGCGAACCGAAGAAGTTCACGCTGGAGGACGCCAGTCGCCCCACGCTGTCCCCCTCGGCGGGTGGGCGTGGCGGGCGCGGGCGCGGCCAGGGGCAGGCGCCGCGCGAGGGCCGCAGTGAGGGCCGTGGCGAGACGCGCGGTGAGGGCCGCAGTGGTCAGGGCCGCACCTTCGGCGGGGTCAGCATGGGCCGCTCCCGGCGCGTGATCACGCTGGAACGCCCCCGCAACGAGCACCTGCGCCCGGTGAACATCACGGTGCAGCGCATGTACTTCGGCGACTGGACGCTGGAGAACATGCCGCCCGAGGACGGTCAGGGTGGCGGGCGCGGCGGGCGTCCCCCCATGCGCGAGCGCAGCGGCGGGGAGCGCGGGCGGGGCTTCACGCGCGGCGGGAATGACCGGGGCGCGGTGCAGCGCGTGAACGGCCGTCAGCAGGGGCAGACCCGCCCGCGTGAGACGGCGCCCGCGCAGCCTCAGGTGCAGCCCGCGGCGGCGCCCGCTGCGGACGTGGCCGGGGACGACGCCAAGCGCCGTCGCCGCCGCCGGGGCCGCCGTGGTGGCGGAAACGCCCCTCAGAGCTGA
- the treZ gene encoding malto-oligosyltrehalose trehalohydrolase, translating into MTSSEQPGNSRQRSRLGAQLLPGGQETRFRAWSTRAQQMCVCVNGEVFKMEPQPGGYFEAVLPFGAGARYRFELDGQTLPDPYARFMPHGVHGDAEVVNFTDFTWQHPDWTGRPLAECVFYELHVGTFTPEGTYRAAMERLPQLVELGVTAIQMMPVAAFPGERGWGYDGVAMFAPFAPYGRPEDLMAFVDAAHSLGLSVFLDVVYNHFGPDGNYLTSYSPSYFTDRFHTAWGQGLDYAEPHMRRYITGNARMWLQDYRFDGLRLDATASMQDDSEEHILRELARETHALGSGHILLAEDHRNLPELVTETGLDGIWVDDFHHEVRVTLTEEQEGYYGGFRGGARELAQVINRGWKYEGQFWNVTGEEHNRGKPATDLEAPSFVYCIQNHDQVGNRALGDRLHHFESVTLAEYRGASTLLLSLPMTPLLFQGQEWAASTPFPFFSDHAGELGQMVTEGRQREFAYFSGFSTLNVPDPQAAGTFESARLNWAEREQGEHGRTLALYRHLLRLRREDPVLRERSRRFLRAGAVDSGAGEALWVRWETPQGVRTLLWNLTHTPLTPALLALPFPLPPQVLMHSEGELNAPSPLDDLTLRPGEAALLAGPVEA; encoded by the coding sequence ATGACCAGTTCGGAACAGCCCGGGAATTCCCGTCAGCGCTCCCGCCTGGGGGCGCAGTTGCTGCCGGGTGGGCAGGAAACGCGTTTCCGGGCCTGGAGTACCCGCGCGCAGCAGATGTGCGTGTGTGTCAATGGAGAAGTGTTCAAGATGGAACCCCAGCCGGGCGGATATTTCGAGGCGGTGCTGCCGTTCGGAGCGGGCGCCCGCTACCGCTTCGAACTGGACGGCCAGACGCTGCCCGACCCGTACGCGCGCTTCATGCCGCACGGGGTGCACGGGGACGCGGAGGTCGTGAATTTCACGGACTTCACGTGGCAGCACCCGGACTGGACGGGCCGTCCGCTGGCGGAGTGCGTGTTCTACGAGCTGCACGTGGGGACGTTCACGCCCGAGGGCACGTACCGCGCGGCGATGGAGCGCCTGCCCCAGCTGGTGGAGCTGGGCGTCACGGCGATCCAGATGATGCCGGTCGCGGCGTTCCCGGGTGAGCGCGGCTGGGGGTACGACGGGGTGGCGATGTTCGCGCCGTTCGCGCCGTACGGCCGCCCGGAGGACCTGATGGCGTTCGTGGACGCCGCGCACAGCCTGGGCCTGTCCGTGTTCCTGGACGTCGTGTACAACCACTTCGGGCCGGACGGGAATTACCTAACGAGCTACAGTCCGTCGTACTTCACGGACCGCTTCCACACGGCGTGGGGACAGGGCCTCGATTACGCCGAGCCGCACATGCGCCGCTATATCACGGGCAACGCGCGCATGTGGCTCCAGGACTACCGCTTTGACGGCCTGCGCCTGGACGCGACCGCCAGCATGCAGGACGACAGCGAGGAGCACATCCTGCGTGAACTGGCGCGCGAGACGCACGCGCTGGGCAGCGGGCACATCCTGCTGGCCGAGGATCACCGCAACCTCCCGGAACTGGTCACGGAGACCGGCCTGGACGGCATCTGGGTGGATGACTTCCACCACGAGGTGCGCGTGACCCTGACCGAGGAGCAGGAGGGGTACTACGGCGGCTTCCGGGGCGGCGCGCGGGAACTGGCGCAGGTGATCAACCGGGGCTGGAAGTACGAGGGGCAGTTCTGGAACGTGACCGGCGAGGAACACAACCGCGGCAAGCCCGCCACGGATCTCGAAGCGCCAAGTTTCGTGTACTGCATCCAGAATCATGATCAGGTGGGGAACCGCGCGCTGGGCGACCGCCTGCATCATTTCGAGTCGGTGACGCTGGCCGAGTACCGGGGCGCCAGCACCCTGCTGCTGTCGCTGCCCATGACGCCGCTGCTGTTCCAGGGGCAGGAGTGGGCGGCCAGCACGCCCTTCCCGTTCTTCAGTGACCATGCGGGCGAGCTGGGGCAGATGGTCACGGAGGGCCGGCAGCGGGAATTCGCCTACTTCTCGGGTTTCAGCACGCTGAACGTACCCGACCCGCAGGCGGCGGGCACCTTCGAGAGCGCCAGGCTGAACTGGGCCGAGCGCGAGCAGGGTGAGCACGGCCGGACGCTGGCGCTGTACCGCCACCTGCTGCGCCTGCGCCGGGAGGATCCGGTGCTGCGCGAGCGGTCGCGCCGCTTCCTCCGCGCGGGCGCCGTGGACTCGGGGGCCGGGGAGGCGCTGTGGGTCCGCTGGGAGACGCCGCAGGGCGTACGTACCCTGCTGTGGAACCTGACGCACACGCCGCTGACGCCGGCCCTGCTGGCGCTGCCGTTCCCGCTGCCGCCGCAGGTGCTGATGCACTCGGAAGGTGAGCTGAACGCGCCCAGCCCGCTGGACGACCTGACCCTGCGCCCCGGTGAGGCGGCGCTGCTGGCCGGGCCGGTGGAGGCGTGA